The Salvelinus namaycush isolate Seneca chromosome 26, SaNama_1.0, whole genome shotgun sequence genomic sequence ttgtgtttgtgaacagagccccaggatcagcttgcttaggggactcttctccaggttcatctctctgtagatgATGGCTTTGTTAAGGGTTTGGGAATCGTTTCCTTTAAGGTGGATGTAGAATataatggctcttttctggattttgataattagcgggtataattctgctctgcatgcattatttggtgttttacgttgtacacggaggatattttttttattttttttattttttacgcAGGACCGTAACCATAGATGGAAGTGCTATTCTCGATTCTTGTGCATGTCAAATTTCCCACGGCTCATATGTGTATTTCATGTTGATTAATAACGCAACCTCACCTGCAGCAGATGGTTAGTATGGCACGCTCACACAAGGTGCGGCTATTGTAAAGCCTAAATTGGCACTTACATGGAATGTATACATCATAAAGGCGAGTGTGTTCGAGTTGGTGTGATTGTGTTCATTCTGACACTTTTTCACCAACAGTATTTCTCTGTTCCCACGAGAAAACCAACGTTCCCAGGGCACTCTTGTCTAAAAGGACAATTTGGCACATACATATGAAGTTATGCTATACTGCTATGGATAGTCAAAATACCCCCTATGATGCATTGAGTGTGAAGACACTCCAACCAACTCAATATAGTATTCCAGCTATAGACACATTTTGTACCAAATTGGTCCTATATTTACATAAAACAATCACTGCTTTACTGGTCAATTGCGCCAATAATGTCATAAACGTATTATTGTCAATGCCAAATAAAGGTCAAAGAAGTCTAACCCGGGCATTTACACGTCATAACATAATACTGTATAGCAAATGGCTGCGtcttatgggggggggggggggggtcattttatatacatttttgtaaaaataataataataataataataatgcaccGAATCACACAGCCTACTCTTCTTCGTCAGCCATATCTACAAGTTATGGGCTATATGGACTCTACTCTCATTCTAAATGTTTATGctgtattgtatatatatatatatatatatatatatatatatatatatatatatatatatatatatatatatatatatatatatatatacatatattagaCCATTCCAAGGAGGCACATTGATTTACTGAAATGAAGCTAGATTACAGTAGCAGAAAACAGCTAATGTTTTGCCAATAGATTTATTTTCTCCATATCTTTGAACATATAATCATTTTTGGAGTATCAAGAAGGGGTAAGTGCAGTTAGCATAAGGTCGTGAACGCCATTGTCACCTTTCAACCAATGACAATCGGTCTGCTTGACCTTATAAATAGCCTGCGGGCTCAAATGATAATAAACCAGTCCCGAGCGAGTGTGGATACTTTCTTTTCAGCTTGACCTGGCCGGATTGGATGAATTTATCGTTTTCTTTTTGGAAAAGTCGTCTTTATTAATATAGGTCTACTCTTCTTCATCGAGTAAAGTTCGAGAGATCAAACATGGATAATCGTAAAGCCTTAAAGAGGGTAAGTTCAGACCCTGCGTAAAATGTATCTTTCAACTAGTTCATCTATATATTTTGGTGTCCGTGAATTGGTTTTGGATTTGGTTTTGTTGAAATAActgattataattattattttctaGGTTCTAAAACCGGTGATTGAAAAGAAGAGGCGAGATAGGATAAATCAAGGCTTGGATGAGCTAAGGACTATTCTGCTAAGCAAAACTTCTGACATGGTGAGCGGAGTTGGCCACAGCTTTTCTAGTTGCGTCTGAAATCAGCTCCTTGTGTGTCCCTCTTGTATGAATGAGcccactggacacagacgtcaattccacgttggttcaacctATAGttattgaaatgacgtggaaacaacgttgattcaaccagtgtgtgcccagtgggaggggGGAAATAATAAACAGCAGGGAACCGATAAGTTGTATATTAATAATAGACGTTGTCAACTTATTAATGACATTTCAAATAGCCCATAAAACCACAAACAAACCAGACTCTTGGGAATGATATGGAGAAATGGTGTTGCGCGAAACTTCGAGTTTTACGCACGTATCCTAATCTATGTCCTCAATTGAATGGAATTGAAAACGGGACTTGAAAACGGGACTTGATAGGCACCTCTGTGGCATATATGTTGTTTAAATTTGTCTTAAAAACATAAGATTTGACCATAAAATCATAATTACTTCCATACCAAAATGAGTCCTTCAAAATTAAAATGTGAAATATTGTGCGCAATGGCTGTGTATTATGCCATGTTCAGTAGGAttattctttctctctcacagcgGCTGAAAAATCCAAAATTAGAAAAAGCTGAAATTTTAGAGTTGACCGTCGATTACATACGAAGAAAATCAAATGGAAATGACAGCAAAGGTATCTATCAAtccattaaaaaaaaagttttctggTGTGGGTttgttatttaatttatttcagaAATGGTAAATATGGTAATACGCCCCCAAATTGCTGATATAGACACAACATTGTTGATATTAACGTGAGTGCTAataatttttttctctctccccaaaaCCTCCCTATATCtcacctacaaacacacacacacacacacacacacacacacacacacacacacacacacacacacacacacacacacacacacacacacacacacacacacacacacacacacacacacacacacacacacacacacacacacacacacacacacacaccattggcTTTTGCTAATTGTTTTGACTCTCCCATTGATTTATATCCTGCTTCTCcatactgttctctctctgtccactttTGAATGATCTTTTATCACCTGCTCATCTTCCTCTCTGctttctgttctctcttctctttctgtcctcacttctctttctgtcctctcttctctttctgttctctgttctctgttctctgttctctgttctctcttctctcttctctcttctctcttctctcttctctttctgtcctcttctctttctgtcctcttctctttctgtcctcttctctttctgtcctcttctctttctgtcctctcttctctcttctctttctgttctctcttctctttctgtcctctctcctctttctgtcctctcttctctttctgttctctcttctctttctgttctctcttctctttctgttctctcttctctttctgtcctctctcctctttctgtcctctcttctccttctcattTACTCCCTGTACTGCCTGGCTCTCACTATTGACCAACACTAGCCTTCACAGAAAATTCCATGAAAGAGTCCTCTGCTCCAGTGACTAGTGCTGTGAGTTCCCAATGGACAGACCCCATACACGAGCAAACACCGCCATTACCCAACCCTGTCTATAGTGCAGGTTTCACAGAGTGCATCTCCCGCCTGGGCAACTACATCGACAGCGTGGACCCATCCCAGAGAGAGAGCTTTGTCCAGGGACTTAGGGACCACCTTGATACCCACAGTGCCTGCCCTCTGGGGAAGGTGCAGAGCCAGACCTTCCCCCTGGACTTCCAGCCCTGGGGCCCTGCAGCAGAAAGACCATGCTTCCTGGGCAGAGTAAAAAACAGGAAGGGGAGCACAGTGATGGGGCATCAACGAGCCAGCAGGGAGGCCACTTTCCCTTATATCAACACCTCTCTTCCCATCTATCCCAACACCTTTGTGCTtcaccacccccacccccaccctacCCAACACCTCTCACACCCATACCCATCTCCCCCTTactccctctcaccccccccctccccctgttACTCAAACTCCTCGCCACCTTTCACCACTACCTCTCCATACCTCTCCATGCCATGCCACttccccttccctccttccccctctcgtCGTCCATCAGATTCCTTGTCATCCCCCTCTCACTCTACACCTCGGCCCGTGGTGCCTCTGGTACCAGCCCATCCTCCCCTGGTGTCCAGTCCCCCCACCCTTCTAAGTCTCTCTGGCCCTGAGCCCGTAGGCCCAACACGGACTCTGAGGCGGTCACTATTTCAGATCCAGCCCCAGGTAGTATGGAGGCCCTGGTCCTGATATGTGGAAAtccacacaggacacacacacacacgtgtccacAATCTGTGTTCTGAGAGAATCTTTACGGAAACCTAGCCACCCAGATCATCATGGGACACGTTCAGGACAACATTCATCTTTCCTATCAAGCAGCGTGTGGTGAGGACCGGCTAAGAGAAAAAGATGTGGAGGTCAAGGACAATCAAACGTTTTCTGAAAACCTGTCACTTTAGAAGGCCTGTTTAACAGACTGAAGAATTCTCTGTTTTATGACATTCTCTTCAGAGTTCCTGGAGCTCCTCTTTATTTTCTTGTCGTGAACAATGAATTTCTTCTTTTACATTCCTATACAGTTATTCCCTGTCCCCGGTTCTTTCCTACATTATAAATCATGTAAAGTATTGTaaatatatttatgttttatCATGTAAAAAGTATTGTAAATAAACTCATGAGAATAAAGTTCTTATTTTGTTAACTTGCTTCATTTCCAACTTGTCTCACTGCCTGTCAGTGCTAATGTAACCAACTCAGTAGAACATTTAAACTGAATAAAactggattacattttttttaaattaatgcaTTAGAAATGTAATCACTGTAAGGagctaattatcaaaatcatGATAATAACACGAGTATGGTTTAAGTGCCAGATTAACTGCTAGTTAGGCTATAAGTATGGTTGAGATATTTGTCATGGTTTAACATTTTTGTAGATGGTATCCAAAGCCATAATCTATTATTTATGTC encodes the following:
- the her1 gene encoding hairy-related 1, translating into MDNRKALKRVLKPVIEKKRRDRINQGLDELRTILLSKTSDMRLKNPKLEKAEILELTVDYIRRKSNGNDSKDPIHEQTPPLPNPVYSAGFTECISRLGNYIDSVDPSQRESFVQGLRDHLDTHSACPLGKVQSQTFPLDFQPWGPAAERPCFLGRVKNRKGSTVMGHQRASREATFPYINTSLPIYPNTFVLHHPHPHPTQHLSHPYPSPPYSLSPPPSPCYSNSSPPFTTTSPYLSMPCHFPFPPSPSRRPSDSLSSPSHSTPRPVVPLVPAHPPLVSSPPTLLSLSGPEPVGPTRTLRRSLFQIQPQVVWRPWS